One part of the Onychomys torridus chromosome 13, mOncTor1.1, whole genome shotgun sequence genome encodes these proteins:
- the Synpo gene encoding synaptopodin isoform X2 codes for MEEYSEEASLLRHLEKVASEEEEVPLVVYLKENAALLTANGLHLSQSREPQQPSPNPPSTEVHSPATDINQNPSAPNATVTTTASNSHHNQPTTDVNQNPPATVTPVQQNSSEAQCPPNGTPDSKPGTPCADGQPPVPAEEVRSSILLIDKVSAPSSATSTFSREAAPLSSSGPPGAADLMSSSLLIDMQPSNPVASAEQEMSGRAVTTPTKVYSEVHLTLAKPASVVNRTARPFGVQSPGSTSQMEHSPMMGRRHFGEKAWAPPAPTMVDRSPQPQRHMMSRSPMVERRLVGQRSPVLERRPLGSFTPPPTYAETLSTAPVASRVRSPPSYSTLYPSSDPKLPHVKSQAVPANKTGILEESMARRGSRKSMFTFVEKPKVTPNPDLLDLVQTADEKRRQRDHGELGMEEEPFALGAEASNFQQEPVARDRASPAAAEDTVPEWASCLKSPRIQAKPKPKPNQNLSEASGKGAELYARRQSRMEKYVIESSGHAELARCPSPTMSLPSSWKYSTNAPGGFRVASLSPARTPPASLYHGYLPENGVLRPEPTKQQPYQMRPSLYALSPVKEPAKASSRATSPRTPSRTVSPRAASPAKPSSLDLVPNLPRAGLPPSPALPRHSRSSPGLYTAPIQDSLQPTAVSPTYSSDISPVSPSRAWSPRAKQAPRPSFSTRNAGIEAQVWKPSFCFK; via the coding sequence ATGGAGGAGTACTCAGAAGAAGCCAGTCTCCTACGGCACCTGGAGAAGGTTGCCAGCGAGGAGGAAGAGGTGCCACTGGTAGTTTATTTAAAGGAGAATGCAGCCTTGCTAACAGCTAATGGGCTACACCTGTCCCAGAGCCGCGAGCCCCAACAACCCTCACCAAACCCTCCATCAACTGAGGTGCACAGTCCAGCCACAGATATCAACCAGAACCCTTCCGCGCCCAATGCCACAGTCACCACAACGGCGTCCAACAGCCACCACAACCAGCCCACCACCGATGTGAATCAGAATCCCCCAGCGACTGTCACCCCTGTCCAGCAGAATTCATCTGAGGCACAGTGTCCCCCAAATGGCACACCTGATTCCAAACCCGGCACTCCATGTGCTGATGGGCAACCCCCGGTGCCAGCAGAGGAGGTGCGATCCAGCATTCTCCTGATTGATAAGGTGTCAGCTCCGTCATCGGCCACCAGCACCTTCTCTAGGGAAGCCGCACCCCTCTCCAGCTCTGGACCACCAGGTGCAGCAGATCTCATGTCCAGCTCCCTGCTCATTGATATGCAGCCTAGCAACCCAGTGGCATCAGCAGAGCAAGAGATGTCTGGACGGGCAGTCACCACGCCCACTAAGGTGTACAGTGAAGTGCATCTCACACTAGCCAAGCCTGCCTCAGTGGTCAACAGGACGGCCAGGCCTTTTGGGGTCCAGTCACCAGGGAGTACCAGCCAGATGGAGCACAGCCCCATGATGGGAAGACGGCATTTTGGAGAGAAGGCCTGGGCTCCTCCGGCTCCCACCATGGTGGATAGAAGTCCCCAGCCGCAAAGGCACATGATGTCCCGCAGCCCCATGGTAGAAAGGAGGCTGGTTGGGCAGCGAAGCCCAGTCCTGGAGAGACGCCCCTTAGGAAgcttcaccccaccccccacctatGCTGAGACTTTGTCAACAGCCCCTGTGGCTTCCCGGGTTAGGTCTCCTCCCTCTTACTCAACTCTGTATCCCAGCTCTGACCCTAAGCTGCCTCATGTGAAGAGCCAGGCAGTCCCTGCCAACAAGACAGGCATTTTGGAAGAGTCGATGGCCCGCCGAGGCAGCCGGAAATCAATGTTCACTTTCGTGGAGAAGCCCAAGGTTACCCCCAATCCAGACTTGCTGGATCTAGTGCAGACAGCGGATGAGAAGCGGAGGCAGAGGGACCACGGGGAGCTGGGCATGGAAGAAGAGCCCTTTGCCCTGGGAGCCGAGGCCTCCAACTTCCAGCAGGAGCCAGTAGCTCGGGACAGGGCCAGCCCTGCGGCCGCTGAGGACACCGTGCCTGAGTGGGCCTCCTGCCTCAAGTCACCCCGTATCCAGGCCAAGCCGAAGCCCAAACCCAACCAGAACCTCTCTGAGGCCTCAGGGAAGGGGGCTGAGCTCTATGCCCGCCGCCAGTCGCGGATGGAGAAGTACGTGATAGAGTCTTCAGGCCATGCTGAATTGGCCCGCTGCCCTTCACCTACGATGTCCCTGCCCTCATCCTGGAAGTATTCCACTAATGCCCCTGGCGGCTTCCGAGTGGCATCCCTAAGCCCAGCACGGACTCCGCCTGCCTCCCTCTACCATGGCTATCTGCCGGAGAATGGGGTCCTGCGCCCAGAGCCTACCAAGCAGCAGCCATACCAGATGAGGCCTTCACTCTATGCTCTGTCTCCTGTCAAGGAACCTGCCAAGGCGTCATCACGCGCCACCTCACCACGCACTCCATCACGCACCGTCTCACCTCGTGCTGCCTCCCCAGCCAAGCCTAGCTCCCTGGACCTGGTGCCCAACCTGCCGAGGGCAGGCCTCCCGCCATCTCCTGCTCTGCCTCGGCATTCCCGCTCCTCCCCAGGCCTCTACACTGCCCCCATCCAGGACAGTCTCCAGCCCACTGCTGTGAGCCCCACCTATAGCAGTGACATCTCCCCGGTGTCTCCCTCCAGGGCGTGGTCTCCTCGAGCCAAGCAGGCCCCCAGGCCTTCCTTCTCCACCCGGAATGCTGGAATCGAGGCCCAGGTGTGGAAGCCTTCTTTCTGCTTCAAGTAA